One stretch of Prosthecobacter dejongeii DNA includes these proteins:
- a CDS encoding 16S rRNA (uracil(1498)-N(3))-methyltransferase, producing the protein MSLSRFYLPASEWQPEALSLTGDEAAHCARVLRRQVGDVVEVFDGEGRVAQATITAVSKSSVQLCPTSDTRHAPLPYRIHLLPAMIKAEPFEWLLEKAVELGATSIQPLVTERTVVHLAGEHLDKKMAKWRRHMIESAKQCHTPFVTRLEKPRSFAQVIASLPADSLKVLPALSEHSRTLHGIASGHREAYIAIGPEGDFSPAEEALAQQQGFIPVTLGPLILRAETAVVSALAVLGHEFSGREQ; encoded by the coding sequence ATGTCCCTCAGTCGTTTTTATCTCCCCGCCTCCGAATGGCAGCCAGAGGCCCTTAGCCTAACCGGGGACGAGGCCGCCCACTGTGCTCGCGTCCTGCGTAGGCAGGTGGGAGATGTGGTGGAAGTCTTCGATGGCGAAGGCCGTGTGGCCCAGGCCACGATCACGGCGGTGAGCAAAAGCAGCGTTCAGTTGTGCCCTACCTCGGACACGCGCCATGCGCCTCTGCCCTATCGCATCCACCTGCTGCCTGCCATGATCAAGGCCGAGCCCTTCGAGTGGCTGCTGGAGAAAGCGGTGGAGCTGGGTGCGACGAGCATTCAACCCCTCGTCACCGAGCGCACCGTGGTGCATCTGGCGGGCGAGCATCTGGACAAAAAGATGGCCAAATGGCGCCGCCACATGATCGAGTCTGCCAAGCAGTGCCATACGCCCTTTGTGACCCGCTTGGAAAAACCCCGGTCCTTTGCCCAAGTGATCGCCAGCCTGCCCGCAGACAGCCTCAAAGTCCTGCCCGCCCTCAGCGAGCACAGCCGCACCCTGCATGGCATCGCCAGCGGTCACCGCGAGGCCTACATCGCCATCGGTCCTGAGGGAGATTTTAGCCCGGCCGAGGAAGCCCTGGCCCAGCAGCAAGGTTTCATCCCCGTGACGCTCGGCCCCTTGATTTTACGCGCCGAAACCGCCGTGGTCTCTGCGCTGGCAGTACTGGGGCATGAGTTCTCAGGCCGGGAGCAGTAA
- a CDS encoding Uma2 family endonuclease translates to MQVLEAPSNAGLKLPGLPRRFVFTADAFHEMARTGLLGENHARLELLNGEIFELMPIGHRHAAQTNRLTRVLSSFLPSGVTLQEQNPIRISRVSEPLPDISIVKGSELDFLKAPPGPEETLLIVEVADTTLSHDIGDKARVYAKAGIQEYWVIDLESSRIRMFRDPEGEEFRQTRIVAHGDSVALSCLPSLEFQVADLLLPA, encoded by the coding sequence ATGCAAGTCCTTGAAGCTCCATCAAATGCCGGGCTAAAACTGCCTGGTCTGCCGCGGAGGTTCGTCTTTACGGCAGATGCGTTTCATGAAATGGCCCGCACGGGGCTGCTGGGGGAAAATCATGCGCGGCTGGAACTGCTAAATGGAGAAATCTTTGAGCTTATGCCCATTGGACATAGACATGCGGCCCAAACCAATCGCCTCACCCGAGTGCTCAGTTCTTTTTTGCCTAGTGGGGTCACACTTCAGGAGCAAAACCCGATCCGCATCAGTCGTGTTTCGGAACCTTTGCCTGACATCAGCATTGTTAAGGGCTCGGAACTCGATTTCCTCAAAGCGCCTCCAGGCCCTGAGGAAACGCTTCTGATCGTTGAAGTCGCAGACACCACGTTGAGTCATGACATCGGCGACAAAGCTCGGGTGTATGCCAAGGCTGGCATTCAGGAGTATTGGGTCATTGATCTGGAAAGCAGCCGAATCCGCATGTTTCGCGATCCTGAAGGTGAGGAATTCCGCCAGACCCGCATCGTCGCTCATGGCGATTCCGTGGCTCTAAGCTGTCTCCCGAGTTTAGAATTTCAGGTCGCAGACTTACTGCTCCCGGCCTGA
- a CDS encoding PVC-type heme-binding CxxCH protein, which translates to MKMSLLLLLTSGLTLGSAHAKELVGAYTPASEICPTPEEARAKMTVPEGYEVRCFAHEPMVQNPVAMTWDHRGRLWVVEAYEYPNGSEHPAPFGGEANDDQYHPLPQTKGAIPRDRVIILEDTDNDGVADKRTVFVEGLNLASAILCGDGGIYVGQQPHLIHFRDEDGDDKPEAWRVCLTGFGREDTHELVNSFTWGPDGWLYMTHGVFTNSKVRRPGQPEKEGFKFDAGIGRARPTSREKESAWEFEVFADGTSNPWGCDYDAAGNFFISACVIDHFFHMAPGGIYVRQGGAPENPYSYELIPSIVKHKHFRAAYAGVQIYQGGVYPADTHGHAFIGNIHDNAIHEEVLTPVGATFKCEPRRDFLRANDGWFRPVSTQTGPDGNLWIMDWCDKYPCYQNAKANPEGVDRDRGRIWRIVVSAGSEPPKRGTTKQEPLDLKKLTVEELVKNLEHPNNWMRRTARRMLVERPDEAAQREMETLLGQTTSPALALEALWSLHQTNQLEAAFLDQLTQHAAPAVRAWVARLSGERFHAADLHLATVSDSDVLKSSPAEKEAMAALTVDLQRLAKLEADPEMSVRSAVATAMRQGSAGDLTTNRPLASANKHWRPLVRMHNQMGNLVKTSASQHDRLLALQIWMVIEHGLATDAEETLLGVMALAPETQPLSHILSHKAMRRLCDTRDAKNLDLAIGFCQKIAAHDTLLAQALEGLVKGQEGGIIKPTLDASASLSEWRNHKDDKVKAQAQQLSVLWGDPEAIGQVVQTLLDGKQSVSARRAALQSLRQVKTEAAKAGYATLMKNKPEPALMIEAMRAAVDLGGDAFAQDALGLWKALNPQERIATAESLASRSVWSRALLEAMAAGTVARGDLPMTVARSLTNHSDPKIKARAGEVIGVWKDSSEDVKALIAAKKKAALTGEPNLADGKLMFQATCMVCHEFHGGGQKVGPDLIGSGRSNLDALLANVIDPNQIIGNGYENIIVATKDGRTLAGRMVEDTPSHVKLLGAGGAAQIVSRDQVASLTNTKQSLMPMGFGALPDEMFRDMIWYILAPPEEGPLTKEKKDLLTRGVEAAPATPGKPKTNWRAIDWESVSLWNPDWKVDAPDFERTPVKLADYYGRSNVLMFHPFEDRKKPASFERTLTPSPGKKRLRFAVAADDRGDWKLIVRVNGQIVQEMTVGHDKPRWKEVAVDLSAHVGKKITVKLEAQATDWHFEFAYWHEIKLGN; encoded by the coding sequence ATGAAGATGTCCCTTTTACTGCTGCTGACCTCCGGGCTGACCCTGGGCAGTGCTCATGCCAAGGAATTGGTGGGGGCCTACACCCCGGCCTCCGAGATCTGCCCCACGCCAGAAGAAGCGCGGGCGAAAATGACCGTGCCCGAGGGGTATGAGGTGCGCTGTTTTGCCCATGAACCCATGGTGCAAAATCCTGTGGCCATGACCTGGGATCACCGGGGCCGTCTTTGGGTGGTGGAGGCTTACGAATACCCGAATGGGTCAGAACATCCCGCTCCCTTTGGCGGCGAGGCGAATGATGACCAGTACCATCCTCTGCCTCAGACCAAGGGTGCGATCCCGAGAGATCGCGTCATCATTCTGGAAGACACGGACAACGATGGTGTGGCGGACAAGCGCACGGTTTTTGTCGAGGGACTCAACCTAGCCAGTGCCATCCTGTGCGGGGACGGTGGCATCTATGTGGGCCAGCAGCCGCACCTCATTCATTTTCGTGATGAGGATGGCGATGACAAACCGGAGGCCTGGCGCGTGTGCCTCACGGGCTTTGGCCGTGAAGACACGCATGAGCTGGTGAATAGTTTTACTTGGGGCCCGGACGGCTGGCTTTACATGACCCACGGCGTCTTCACCAACAGCAAGGTGCGCCGCCCCGGGCAGCCGGAAAAGGAGGGCTTTAAATTTGATGCGGGCATTGGCCGAGCGCGGCCCACTTCGCGGGAAAAAGAAAGCGCATGGGAGTTCGAGGTCTTTGCCGATGGCACCAGCAATCCCTGGGGCTGCGACTACGATGCGGCGGGGAATTTTTTCATCAGCGCCTGTGTCATTGATCACTTCTTCCACATGGCCCCCGGTGGCATCTACGTGAGGCAGGGTGGTGCGCCGGAGAATCCTTACTCCTATGAGCTGATCCCCAGCATCGTGAAGCACAAACACTTCCGTGCCGCTTATGCCGGCGTGCAGATTTACCAGGGCGGTGTTTATCCGGCAGACACGCATGGCCATGCCTTCATTGGCAACATCCATGACAACGCCATCCATGAGGAGGTGCTGACCCCCGTGGGTGCTACCTTCAAGTGCGAACCCCGCCGCGACTTCCTGCGCGCCAACGATGGCTGGTTCCGTCCCGTTTCCACCCAGACCGGCCCCGATGGAAACCTGTGGATCATGGACTGGTGCGACAAGTACCCATGCTACCAGAATGCCAAGGCGAACCCTGAAGGCGTGGACCGAGACCGGGGCCGTATTTGGCGTATTGTAGTCTCAGCCGGTTCTGAGCCGCCTAAACGCGGAACTACAAAACAGGAACCCCTGGACCTGAAAAAGCTGACGGTGGAGGAGTTAGTGAAGAACCTGGAACACCCGAATAACTGGATGCGGCGCACTGCCCGAAGGATGCTCGTGGAAAGGCCAGACGAGGCTGCTCAGAGAGAAATGGAAACCTTGTTAGGCCAAACCACTTCCCCAGCCCTCGCTCTCGAAGCTTTGTGGAGCCTCCATCAAACGAATCAGCTTGAGGCTGCGTTCCTCGACCAACTCACTCAACATGCCGCCCCTGCCGTTCGTGCCTGGGTGGCAAGGTTGAGCGGTGAACGTTTCCATGCGGCGGATCTGCATCTGGCGACTGTTTCCGACAGCGATGTTTTAAAGTCGTCCCCAGCCGAGAAAGAGGCTATGGCAGCCCTGACGGTAGATTTACAGCGTCTCGCTAAACTGGAAGCCGATCCAGAGATGAGTGTTCGCTCGGCTGTAGCCACGGCCATGCGGCAGGGGAGTGCGGGGGATCTCACCACCAACCGACCTCTGGCCTCCGCTAACAAACATTGGCGACCTTTGGTGCGGATGCATAACCAGATGGGGAACCTCGTCAAAACTTCCGCCAGCCAACATGATCGCCTTCTGGCTTTGCAAATTTGGATGGTCATCGAGCACGGGCTTGCCACAGATGCTGAAGAGACACTGCTAGGAGTGATGGCCTTGGCTCCAGAAACACAACCTCTCTCCCACATCCTGAGTCACAAAGCCATGCGCCGCCTGTGCGACACGCGGGATGCTAAGAACTTGGATCTTGCTATCGGCTTTTGTCAAAAGATCGCGGCGCATGACACGTTGCTGGCACAGGCACTCGAAGGCCTGGTGAAAGGCCAAGAAGGCGGCATCATCAAACCGACGTTGGATGCCTCCGCCAGTCTCTCTGAATGGCGTAACCATAAGGATGACAAGGTGAAGGCCCAGGCGCAGCAGCTTTCCGTCCTGTGGGGTGACCCCGAAGCGATTGGTCAGGTGGTGCAGACCTTGCTGGACGGCAAGCAGTCTGTCAGCGCGCGTCGAGCCGCCTTGCAGTCCCTGCGCCAGGTCAAAACGGAGGCGGCCAAAGCAGGCTATGCGACGCTGATGAAGAACAAACCGGAGCCTGCCCTCATGATCGAGGCCATGCGCGCGGCGGTGGATCTGGGGGGCGATGCCTTTGCCCAGGATGCCCTGGGTTTATGGAAGGCGCTGAATCCGCAGGAACGCATCGCCACGGCGGAGTCGCTGGCTTCGCGGTCCGTGTGGTCGCGCGCTTTACTGGAGGCCATGGCCGCAGGCACGGTGGCGCGTGGGGATCTGCCCATGACGGTGGCGCGGTCTTTGACGAACCATTCAGACCCGAAGATCAAAGCCCGAGCGGGAGAAGTCATCGGCGTGTGGAAAGACTCCTCCGAGGATGTCAAAGCCCTCATTGCCGCGAAGAAAAAAGCCGCTCTGACGGGCGAGCCAAACCTGGCCGATGGTAAGCTGATGTTCCAGGCCACCTGCATGGTCTGCCATGAGTTCCACGGCGGAGGTCAAAAGGTGGGGCCAGACCTCATCGGCAGCGGACGCAGCAACCTGGACGCGCTTTTGGCCAACGTCATTGATCCCAACCAGATCATCGGCAACGGCTATGAAAACATCATCGTGGCGACGAAGGATGGCCGCACCCTCGCCGGACGTATGGTAGAGGATACGCCCAGCCATGTGAAACTCCTGGGCGCAGGTGGGGCCGCGCAGATCGTATCGCGGGATCAGGTGGCCAGCCTGACGAATACGAAGCAGAGCCTCATGCCCATGGGTTTTGGGGCGCTGCCGGATGAGATGTTCCGCGACATGATCTGGTACATCCTAGCACCACCCGAGGAGGGGCCGCTGACGAAAGAGAAAAAAGACCTGCTCACTCGCGGGGTCGAGGCCGCCCCGGCCACCCCAGGCAAGCCCAAGACCAACTGGCGAGCCATTGACTGGGAAAGCGTGAGTTTGTGGAACCCCGACTGGAAGGTGGACGCGCCCGATTTCGAGCGCACGCCAGTGAAACTGGCGGACTACTACGGCCGCAGCAATGTCCTCATGTTTCACCCCTTTGAGGACCGCAAGAAACCCGCCAGTTTCGAGCGCACGCTTACCCCCTCACCGGGAAAAAAACGCTTACGCTTTGCCGTGGCGGCGGATGATCGGGGCGACTGGAAACTCATCGTCCGCGTCAATGGCCAGATCGTCCAAGAAATGACCGTGGGCCATGACAAACCCCGGTGGAAGGAGGTGGCGGTGGATCTCAGTGCCCATGTGGGGAAAAAAATCACCGTGAAGCTGGAGGCCCAGGCCACTGACTGGCACTTCGAATTCGCCTACTGGCACGAAATCAAGCTGGGGAACTGA
- a CDS encoding PQQ-binding-like beta-propeller repeat protein: MRFVFLLPFCGLSLSSLVAADWPQFLGPQRQGIAAAEEPALKGPFKSEPDQLWEKSVGAGFAGPVVSGGKVILFHREGSDMTTEAVEAKTGKPLWRTTYVTDYVDSFGFDNGPRAVPAVAEGKVFTHGPEGRVTALDLETGKELWAYDTASAVNSQPGFFGRAPSPLVVAGKVIIAAGGSLGDKPAGLIALDTQTGKLVWNSVEDEAGYASPVMLGETVLAWMRNKLWLVNPETGFVLDSLPLRASMEASVNAATPVPCGEGQWFVSAGYGVGANLFKITPFQQPAFEAVWQKQKTLDCHYSTPIFKDGHLYGFDGRQETGQTLRCIEVATGKVCWDSPGIPGGTLLRVGDQLLVVTEQGELWIVKGSPDKFDQVATVQILRSSHRSHAAFANGVLYARDTEKVVAIRLGAE; encoded by the coding sequence ATGCGGTTCGTTTTCCTTCTTCCTTTTTGCGGTCTCAGCCTATCGTCCTTGGTGGCAGCGGATTGGCCTCAGTTTCTCGGGCCTCAGCGCCAGGGTATCGCAGCAGCGGAAGAGCCTGCTTTAAAAGGTCCCTTCAAGAGTGAGCCAGATCAGCTTTGGGAAAAATCGGTCGGGGCGGGATTTGCGGGCCCCGTCGTCAGCGGCGGCAAGGTGATCCTCTTTCACCGCGAAGGCAGCGACATGACCACGGAAGCGGTGGAGGCCAAGACGGGCAAACCCCTGTGGCGCACCACCTATGTGACGGACTACGTGGACAGCTTCGGTTTTGACAACGGGCCGCGCGCGGTGCCTGCCGTGGCTGAGGGGAAGGTCTTCACCCATGGTCCAGAGGGGCGTGTGACGGCGCTGGATCTGGAGACGGGCAAGGAACTGTGGGCCTATGACACCGCCTCCGCCGTGAATTCGCAGCCGGGTTTCTTTGGCCGTGCACCCTCTCCTCTGGTGGTTGCCGGAAAAGTCATCATCGCCGCGGGTGGCAGCCTGGGCGACAAACCAGCGGGCCTCATCGCGCTGGATACCCAAACGGGCAAACTCGTCTGGAACAGTGTGGAAGATGAAGCTGGTTATGCCTCCCCGGTGATGCTGGGTGAAACCGTGCTGGCCTGGATGCGTAACAAACTTTGGTTAGTCAATCCAGAGACGGGTTTTGTGCTCGATTCCCTGCCCCTGCGCGCCAGCATGGAGGCCTCCGTCAATGCTGCGACTCCAGTCCCCTGCGGCGAAGGCCAGTGGTTTGTCTCGGCAGGTTATGGCGTGGGGGCGAATCTCTTCAAGATCACGCCGTTTCAGCAGCCTGCGTTTGAGGCGGTATGGCAAAAGCAAAAGACGCTGGACTGCCACTACAGCACACCCATTTTTAAAGACGGGCATCTTTACGGCTTCGATGGCCGCCAGGAAACAGGGCAGACGCTGCGCTGCATCGAGGTGGCCACAGGCAAGGTCTGCTGGGACTCTCCGGGCATCCCCGGCGGCACACTGCTGCGGGTGGGGGATCAGCTCCTCGTCGTCACGGAGCAGGGTGAGCTATGGATCGTCAAAGGCTCTCCAGATAAGTTTGATCAAGTCGCCACCGTGCAGATCCTGCGCTCCAGCCACCGCAGCCATGCGGCCTTTGCCAATGGCGTCCTGTATGCGCGGGATACGGAAAAGGTGGTGGCCATCCGGCTAGGGGCGGAGTGA